A stretch of the Aminipila terrae genome encodes the following:
- the dltB gene encoding D-alanyl-lipoteichoic acid biosynthesis protein DltB: MTLYGGYLFYTCLILALIPAILLGVMQKPLRLYTLGISIVFICLVLAGDIKQLLCFSGFFLAELAIVKGYLLLRIKYGRNEKLYYITVFLSILPLILNKCSPIFNLNVFGIIGISYLTFRTVQMVIEIYDGIITEVPAFEYAGFILFFPALSCGPIDRSRRFHEDWVKVYKREEYLELVGTGLFKILLGLIYKLILAVQFYKWMGFFDGNQWYCGIGYAYLYGFYLFFDFAGYSMMAVGTSYILGIQTPDNFRRPFIAKDMRDFWDRWHISLSYWFRDFIFSRFIMKCVKKKWFDTRLQRASAGFIVNMFIMGMWHGLTISYLLYGLYHGVLLALTEIYQKKSQFYKKNKDQKAYRFMSWFVTLQLVMFGFLIFSGKFVEILNLGGN, from the coding sequence GTGACACTGTACGGAGGATATTTATTTTATACATGTTTGATATTGGCTCTTATTCCGGCAATATTACTTGGAGTTATGCAAAAACCTCTCAGACTTTATACCTTAGGAATATCTATAGTATTTATCTGTCTGGTTTTGGCAGGGGATATAAAGCAGTTATTGTGTTTCAGCGGTTTCTTTTTAGCAGAGCTTGCCATAGTGAAAGGATATCTGCTTTTAAGAATTAAATATGGGCGTAATGAAAAATTATATTATATTACAGTATTTCTCAGCATTTTACCGCTTATTTTAAATAAATGCTCACCGATTTTTAACTTGAATGTTTTTGGAATAATAGGCATTTCCTATTTAACTTTCAGGACTGTGCAAATGGTCATTGAGATTTATGATGGTATCATCACGGAAGTACCTGCCTTCGAATATGCTGGCTTTATATTATTTTTCCCGGCGTTGAGCTGCGGGCCTATAGACCGAAGCAGGAGATTTCATGAAGACTGGGTAAAAGTCTATAAACGTGAAGAATATTTAGAATTAGTGGGCACAGGCTTATTTAAGATACTGCTTGGTCTAATTTATAAACTGATACTGGCAGTACAATTCTATAAATGGATGGGATTTTTTGACGGAAATCAATGGTACTGTGGTATAGGGTATGCATACCTGTATGGGTTTTATCTGTTCTTTGATTTTGCAGGATATAGCATGATGGCTGTGGGAACCAGCTATATATTAGGAATCCAGACACCTGATAACTTCAGAAGACCTTTTATTGCGAAAGATATGAGGGATTTCTGGGATCGTTGGCACATAAGTTTATCTTACTGGTTCAGAGATTTTATCTTTTCACGTTTTATAATGAAGTGTGTAAAGAAAAAATGGTTTGATACCAGGTTGCAAAGAGCTTCAGCAGGGTTTATAGTAAATATGTTTATAATGGGTATGTGGCATGGATTGACGATCTCCTACCTGTTATATGGATTGTATCATGGGGTGTTGTTAGCACTGACTGAGATATATCAAAAAAAATCACAGTTTTATAAGAAGAATAAGGACCAGAAAGCTTACAGGTTTATGTCATGGTTTGTTACATTACAGCTTGTAATGTTTGGATTCTTAATCTTCTCAGGGAAATTTGTGGAAATATTAAATTTAGGGGGAAACTAA
- a CDS encoding YibE/F family protein, producing the protein MHNRFQIKKFTIIKVSAIILTSLLLFFLVCNDYSLYDSTIVKATVVHDTYLENKSSVSGNTENYYKQHIKAVIKNGPYKGQLVTLQNTYAESLVYDDKYSAGTSLFVENLTKGDHGFTANISGVKRDYHVAAVVLTLIDLLIIVGGTQGFFTLLCLVINIILFYGMLLLNYKGMNILLLSMVMSVLFSSIILFLIHGRSTNTFIALCATLASIAFVTVLAYFVMRFTPDIDYEFLEYLIHPYERSDADLLFLSEILMGCVGAIIDIAVTITSCASELLRKNSCISRKALLSSCRELSEDITGTMINMIFFTNVSACIPLFILSMQNQIKFMTVIRYNVFFEVARFLTGSIGIVAAIPFSILAVYLLHGRRIGKC; encoded by the coding sequence ATGCATAATAGATTTCAAATTAAAAAATTTACTATAATTAAAGTTTCTGCAATAATCCTGACCAGTTTATTGCTTTTTTTCTTGGTATGTAATGATTATAGCTTATACGATTCCACTATTGTAAAAGCCACTGTTGTACATGACACATATTTAGAAAATAAAAGCTCAGTTTCAGGTAACACAGAGAATTATTACAAGCAGCATATCAAGGCGGTCATAAAAAATGGTCCTTATAAAGGACAACTGGTAACTCTGCAAAATACCTATGCGGAATCTCTCGTATATGATGATAAATATTCTGCTGGAACCTCCCTTTTTGTTGAAAACCTTACGAAAGGCGATCATGGTTTTACGGCTAATATTTCAGGGGTCAAACGGGATTATCACGTTGCAGCCGTAGTCCTTACACTAATAGACCTTCTTATTATTGTGGGCGGTACTCAGGGCTTTTTTACTCTTTTGTGCCTTGTTATAAATATTATCTTGTTCTATGGGATGCTTCTTTTAAATTATAAGGGGATGAATATTCTGCTGCTCTCCATGGTAATGTCCGTGCTTTTTTCATCTATAATCTTATTTCTTATACATGGAAGAAGCACAAACACTTTTATTGCCCTCTGTGCTACACTGGCCTCTATTGCTTTTGTTACAGTACTGGCTTATTTTGTTATGCGGTTTACCCCGGATATTGACTATGAATTTCTAGAATATCTGATTCATCCTTATGAACGTTCCGACGCAGATTTACTTTTTCTTTCAGAAATTCTAATGGGCTGCGTGGGTGCAATTATAGATATCGCTGTAACCATCACTTCCTGTGCTTCAGAACTTTTAAGGAAGAACAGCTGCATATCAAGAAAAGCGTTACTCTCATCCTGCAGGGAACTGAGTGAAGATATTACTGGTACCATGATCAACATGATCTTTTTTACCAATGTATCTGCTTGTATACCACTGTTTATTTTATCTATGCAGAATCAGATAAAATTTATGACCGTTATCCGGTACAATGTATTCTTCGAAGTAGCCAGATTTTTAACGGGTAGTATCGGAATAGTGGCGGCTATACCTTTTTCAATTTTAGCTGTTTATTTATTACATGGAAGGAGAATTGGAAAATGCTGA
- a CDS encoding ABC transporter permease, with amino-acid sequence MLLIISGMLDLSAGAVLALSGVLSVNFYKTTGSLLGAFLVAIAVAVACNLVNAFFVANCKMPAFIVTLAMTMAARGLALLYTQGQNILQIGDYRIFGQGKLTDIPILEKITFLDSVPIPIVFLILMTIIIWYILNHTKFGRSLYAIGGNEEAAIASGINVISSKYKAFIINGILVGISGVLFMSRVNAGLPNGAVGYEMEGLTAAIVGGTSFSGGVGTTLGTMVGSFIIGCLNNIMNLQGVDSYVQQVVKGGIIVAAVLYDLKFKNKKSVKVILGNKDKKNNENVN; translated from the coding sequence ATGCTACTTATTATCAGCGGTATGCTGGATTTATCGGCTGGTGCAGTTTTAGCACTTTCCGGTGTGCTTTCAGTAAATTTTTATAAGACTACTGGCTCACTGCTGGGAGCCTTTTTAGTAGCTATTGCAGTAGCAGTTGCCTGTAACCTTGTAAATGCCTTTTTTGTGGCAAACTGCAAAATGCCAGCATTTATTGTTACTTTAGCCATGACCATGGCAGCAAGGGGTTTGGCTCTGTTATATACCCAGGGTCAGAATATTCTTCAGATTGGAGATTACAGAATATTTGGACAGGGAAAACTGACAGACATACCAATTCTGGAGAAAATAACATTTTTGGATTCGGTGCCTATTCCCATAGTTTTCTTGATACTAATGACTATAATCATCTGGTATATATTAAATCATACTAAGTTTGGGCGCTCTCTTTATGCTATAGGAGGGAACGAAGAAGCCGCTATTGCGTCTGGAATCAATGTAATTTCATCAAAATATAAAGCGTTCATTATAAATGGTATTCTTGTGGGAATATCCGGAGTACTTTTCATGTCACGTGTAAATGCAGGACTTCCAAATGGTGCTGTGGGATATGAAATGGAAGGTCTGACAGCTGCCATTGTAGGTGGCACAAGTTTCTCCGGCGGAGTGGGTACTACTCTGGGAACCATGGTTGGCTCTTTCATCATCGGATGTTTAAACAACATTATGAATCTCCAGGGCGTAGACTCCTACGTACAGCAGGTTGTTAAAGGCGGTATCATTGTAGCTGCTGTTCTTTATGATCTGAAATTTAAAAACAAAAAAAGCGTTAAAGTAATTTTAGGAAATAAAGATAAGAAGAACAATGAAAATGTTAATTAA
- the dltD gene encoding D-alanyl-lipoteichoic acid biosynthesis protein DltD, whose protein sequence is MKKVKAFIIALMLFCFTVYGLHIYSIQAIALDNNAFSTWPNKAKFNSPDAIRANLNSNSIVVFGSSEFEHGQRTIYHPKAMFKDFQFNPMLIGAGYYQCLEHAITLGAVGNDIPTKKVVLLLSPSWFRKGGVVNTAFASRFSEGSYIEMLKNDKISPETKEYIKNRTEKLLQVDQSTLKRINVYNRVLMGDNASVMDDLSYHVYENYLLEKDRQGVIIQAKLFNLKSDQNKDNHDRQIDWGAYMDKAQAQGEKYNNNPFYMTPRGFMRAQYKLSGRISPNKKRVENCYVKSAEYDDFKCFLDLCKQLNVEPLIVALPVNGYYYDYSGFPAKTRTQYYEKIKAITKEYGVQMVDLSNEEFTKYFFEDGIHLGGKGWVTVNEVLYNFYNKNEEQPEV, encoded by the coding sequence GTGAAGAAGGTAAAGGCATTTATTATTGCATTGATGTTATTTTGCTTTACAGTATATGGGTTACATATATATAGTATTCAAGCTATAGCATTAGATAACAATGCTTTTAGTACGTGGCCCAATAAGGCTAAATTTAACTCTCCAGATGCAATCAGAGCCAATTTAAATTCAAATTCCATCGTAGTATTTGGCTCTTCTGAATTTGAACATGGACAGAGAACTATATATCATCCAAAAGCAATGTTTAAGGATTTTCAATTTAACCCCATGCTGATTGGAGCAGGGTATTATCAATGTCTCGAACATGCGATTACCCTTGGGGCCGTAGGCAATGATATTCCCACGAAAAAAGTTGTATTATTATTATCCCCTTCCTGGTTTAGAAAGGGAGGTGTTGTTAATACTGCTTTTGCTTCTCGGTTCTCAGAGGGAAGTTACATTGAGATGCTAAAAAATGATAAGATATCTCCTGAAACCAAGGAGTACATTAAAAACAGGACAGAAAAGCTGCTTCAGGTGGATCAGTCTACATTAAAACGTATTAATGTCTATAACCGTGTACTGATGGGTGATAACGCATCTGTTATGGACGATCTGAGTTATCATGTGTACGAAAATTACTTACTGGAGAAAGACCGCCAGGGGGTTATTATCCAGGCAAAACTTTTTAATCTGAAGTCTGATCAGAATAAAGATAATCATGACCGACAGATTGACTGGGGGGCCTATATGGATAAAGCACAGGCACAGGGGGAAAAATATAATAACAATCCTTTTTATATGACCCCAAGAGGATTTATGAGAGCACAATACAAATTAAGCGGAAGAATAAGTCCTAACAAGAAACGTGTGGAAAATTGCTACGTAAAATCTGCTGAATACGATGATTTTAAGTGCTTTTTGGATTTATGCAAACAACTGAATGTGGAACCTTTAATTGTAGCACTTCCTGTGAATGGATACTACTATGATTATTCAGGATTCCCTGCAAAGACAAGAACGCAATACTATGAAAAAATTAAAGCGATTACTAAAGAGTATGGAGTTCAGATGGTAGATTTGTCAAATGAAGAATTTACTAAATACTTTTTTGAGGACGGCATACATCTTGGAGGAAAAGGATGGGTTACAGTCAATGAAGTACTTTACAACTTTTATAACAAAAATGAAGAGCAGCCAGAAGTTTAA
- a CDS encoding YibE/F family protein, with product MLIVLTIILIGLILLVGGDRTAKSLITLAFNGAILLCTIFVINIGLNPLVSTIISCIAISLVTLFYQNEINIKTKLSFISVLIVIAILFLFIFRIVSTSNIQGFPVDQLSIQDSNGYSRNISRNMMYIQISVILMVFIGAIIDTALAVTSALYEVHLNNPDLSKERLFQSGINIGRDILSSTINTLFFIYIAEYLTLFIQFINDFSFAQMINSKQFCQEFISITLSGIGCILIIPITAILCACFFNKPSAVTEQ from the coding sequence ATGCTGATTGTATTAACTATCATCCTTATCGGTTTAATTCTTTTAGTTGGAGGCGACCGAACTGCAAAATCACTGATTACCTTAGCCTTTAATGGTGCTATTCTTTTATGCACTATTTTTGTTATTAACATCGGATTAAATCCTCTGGTATCAACAATAATATCCTGTATCGCCATAAGCCTGGTTACTCTTTTTTATCAGAATGAAATCAATATAAAAACAAAGCTGTCTTTTATATCCGTATTGATTGTGATTGCAATCCTTTTTCTGTTCATCTTCAGGATTGTATCTACATCAAACATTCAGGGATTTCCTGTGGATCAGCTTTCTATCCAGGATTCAAATGGTTATTCAAGAAATATCAGCAGAAATATGATGTATATCCAGATATCTGTTATTCTAATGGTTTTTATAGGGGCTATCATTGATACAGCCCTTGCAGTCACCTCAGCTCTCTATGAAGTTCACCTGAATAATCCGGATTTATCAAAAGAAAGATTGTTCCAATCTGGCATAAACATTGGCAGGGATATATTAAGTTCCACAATCAATACTTTATTTTTTATTTACATCGCAGAATATCTCACTCTGTTTATCCAGTTTATCAATGATTTCTCTTTTGCACAGATGATAAATTCCAAGCAATTCTGTCAGGAGTTTATATCTATTACACTAAGCGGCATAGGCTGTATTTTAATCATCCCCATCACCGCTATATTGTGTGCATGTTTCTTTAATAAACCTTCAGCTGTTACAGAACAATAA
- a CDS encoding ROK family transcriptional regulator, with translation MENRMLLKGKNRNDIYKLIYESKGISKQDIARVLNLSLPTVSQNLAELKDRGLIVEDGTFESTGGRKARVICSVDDFKVALGLDITRNHVSLVLVDLKGSVLHSRRIRYEFRDEEEFYKGLADLIDDFVAQGNINPEKILGLGVSLPAIIGEDGRSITYLTVLPAPDDLYDRMSKYIRYKLEFFNDANSGGFAEFWRRASQDPIVYISLSNSVGGAIMYSQSSYTGINQRSGEFGHITLVPEGKKCYCGQKGCADAYCNAKLLSDLTEGNLSEFFKRLDEKNPECLKAFDEYLYYLSQLVCNLRMTFDCDVVLGGYVGSHMENHIGRLTELVNKRNPFEKGGNYVKVCNYKFEASAVGAALHYLDNYIMNV, from the coding sequence ATGGAAAACAGAATGTTATTAAAAGGTAAAAACCGTAATGATATATACAAATTGATTTATGAATCTAAAGGCATATCAAAGCAGGATATTGCCAGAGTTTTAAATCTCAGTCTGCCAACTGTGAGCCAGAATTTAGCGGAGTTAAAAGACCGGGGGCTTATTGTAGAAGATGGGACCTTTGAATCTACAGGAGGAAGAAAAGCCAGGGTCATATGCAGCGTGGATGATTTTAAAGTTGCTTTGGGGCTGGATATTACACGAAATCATGTGAGTCTGGTGCTGGTAGACTTAAAAGGTTCTGTACTGCACAGCCGCCGTATTCGATATGAATTCAGAGATGAAGAAGAGTTTTACAAAGGATTAGCAGATCTTATTGACGATTTTGTGGCACAAGGAAATATAAATCCGGAAAAGATACTGGGATTAGGGGTATCTTTACCTGCCATAATAGGTGAAGATGGCAGGAGTATAACTTATTTAACGGTATTGCCAGCTCCTGATGATTTATACGACAGAATGTCAAAATATATCAGATATAAGCTGGAATTCTTCAATGATGCCAATTCCGGTGGATTTGCAGAGTTCTGGCGTAGGGCTTCACAGGACCCCATTGTGTATATTTCTTTAAGTAACAGTGTAGGTGGTGCTATCATGTACTCCCAAAGTTCCTATACCGGAATCAATCAGCGAAGTGGGGAATTTGGTCACATAACTCTGGTTCCAGAAGGGAAGAAATGCTATTGCGGACAAAAAGGATGCGCCGATGCATATTGCAATGCTAAACTTCTTTCGGATTTGACCGAGGGTAACCTGTCGGAATTCTTTAAACGACTTGATGAAAAGAATCCGGAATGTTTAAAAGCTTTTGATGAATACTTGTATTATCTATCACAACTGGTATGCAATCTGAGGATGACCTTTGACTGTGATGTGGTGCTGGGAGGATATGTAGGCAGCCACATGGAAAATCATATAGGAAGACTTACTGAACTGGTTAATAAACGAAATCCTTTTGAAAAAGGTGGCAATTATGTAAAGGTATGCAACTATAAGTTTGAGGCTTCTGCAGTAGGAGCGGCATTGCATTATCTGGACAATTACATTATGAATGTGTAG
- the dltA gene encoding D-alanine--poly(phosphoribitol) ligase subunit DltA — protein sequence MNILEKVRHYACIQPLAKAMVSDEEEITYQQLDLLSDYLATYLEQICGENREPIAVYGHKSVYMLICMLACVKSGRAYCPIDVSVPDMRTQLILNKMESPVVLATEDLNCESHRIIDKEEIKRIIELQTKGISSDKWVKADETFYIIFTSGSTGEPKGVQITSNCLNNYLDWSVMLGSTWKDKIGNVFLNQAPFSFDLSVMDLYTCLASGGTLWALTKSVQSDFKLLMESLGNSHAGIWVSTPSFAEICLADKQFNEALMPDLQIFLFCGETLTKDTAAKLLERFPRASVINTYGPTESTVAVTDVTITREICAAHSSLPVGKSKPGTIIEIRNDTGQVVKDGEKGEIVIIGNTVSSGYYKSPELSQKAFFEEEKGSHILRGYHTGDEGYQKDGMLYYCGRMDLQVKLHGYRIEIEDIENNLLKLGEIQRAVVIPNISREGKTKSLSAYVIYKGMISEPFNTALELKEKLKEFLPDYMIPKKFVFLDEFPITNNGKIDRKLLGGLSK from the coding sequence ATGAATATACTTGAGAAAGTAAGACATTATGCATGTATACAGCCTCTTGCAAAAGCAATGGTATCCGATGAAGAGGAGATAACTTACCAGCAGCTGGATCTGCTGTCTGATTATCTTGCCACCTATCTGGAGCAGATTTGCGGTGAAAATAGAGAGCCCATAGCAGTCTATGGACATAAATCGGTATATATGCTTATTTGTATGTTAGCCTGTGTAAAGTCAGGCCGGGCTTATTGCCCAATAGATGTTTCTGTCCCTGATATGCGTACACAGCTGATTTTAAATAAAATGGAGTCTCCAGTAGTGCTGGCTACAGAGGATTTGAACTGCGAATCTCACAGAATCATTGATAAAGAAGAGATAAAGCGGATTATTGAGCTACAGACAAAGGGGATTTCTTCTGATAAATGGGTAAAAGCTGATGAAACATTTTATATTATATTTACCTCAGGAAGCACAGGAGAGCCAAAGGGAGTACAGATTACCTCCAATTGTTTAAATAACTATCTGGACTGGTCTGTTATGCTTGGAAGTACCTGGAAGGATAAGATTGGAAATGTCTTTTTAAATCAGGCACCTTTTTCCTTTGATTTATCTGTTATGGATTTATATACCTGTTTAGCCAGCGGAGGTACTTTATGGGCACTGACTAAATCTGTACAAAGCGATTTTAAGTTGTTGATGGAATCCTTAGGCAATTCCCATGCGGGGATTTGGGTTTCTACTCCTTCTTTTGCAGAGATTTGCCTTGCTGACAAGCAGTTCAATGAGGCTTTGATGCCGGACCTTCAGATTTTTTTGTTCTGCGGGGAAACCTTAACAAAGGATACAGCAGCAAAGCTGCTGGAACGATTTCCTCGTGCCAGTGTTATCAATACCTATGGCCCGACAGAATCAACGGTAGCAGTTACAGATGTTACCATTACCAGGGAAATCTGTGCAGCCCACAGTTCACTTCCTGTTGGAAAATCAAAGCCGGGGACGATTATAGAAATTAGAAATGATACAGGACAAGTAGTTAAAGACGGAGAAAAAGGCGAAATCGTTATTATTGGAAATACGGTAAGCAGTGGGTATTATAAGTCGCCAGAGTTAAGCCAGAAAGCTTTTTTTGAAGAAGAAAAAGGAAGTCATATATTAAGGGGATATCATACTGGAGATGAAGGGTATCAAAAGGATGGAATGCTTTACTATTGTGGGAGAATGGATTTACAAGTAAAACTGCATGGCTATCGTATTGAAATTGAAGATATTGAGAATAATCTTTTAAAGCTGGGAGAAATACAAAGAGCAGTGGTTATACCTAATATCAGCAGGGAAGGTAAAACAAAGAGTTTATCAGCTTATGTAATATATAAGGGTATGATTAGTGAACCTTTCAATACAGCACTAGAATTAAAAGAGAAATTGAAAGAGTTTCTTCCGGATTATATGATACCTAAAAAGTTTGTCTTTTTAGATGAGTTCCCAATTACCAATAATGGTAAAATCGATAGAAAGCTTTTAGGGGGGCTGTCAAAGTGA
- a CDS encoding sugar ABC transporter ATP-binding protein, with product MSEEIKLRVSQIEKSFPGVKALDKIDFSVRKGTVHALCGENGAGKSTLMKIINGIYKPEAGQIYIDEQPVQVKDPIQARNLGIAMIAQELNYVPEMSVEENLFLGRLPVNNFGKVKWREVRQNTLKFLKDEGLHYKPDQKLKTLTVSDIQMLEIIKAISNDAQVIVMDEPTSAITQKEVDLLFKKIALLKEKGVSIIYISHKLDEVFQIADDITVFRDGTVVKSMRADETDINEVIAMMVGRKMENIYPKEKLQTGETLLEVKDLCSDNLYENVSFHLDRGEIIGFAGLVGAGRTEVMRSLFGLDSISSGEVYISGKKTSIRNVAGSIRNGMIMLSEDRRRYGIVPVRSVMENASLSSLEQFVYGGYAHRKKEKDTVKSYFHKMNVKTPTLETSIQSLSGGNQQKVLLAKWMLRNPDIMILDEPTRGIDVGAKFEIYKLMTEMAREGKGVIMVSSELPELIGMCDRIYVMCQGRIEGELQKEEFSQEAIMKFATGTC from the coding sequence ATGAGCGAGGAAATAAAATTAAGAGTTTCTCAAATAGAAAAATCTTTTCCAGGAGTTAAAGCTCTTGATAAAATTGACTTTTCAGTTCGCAAAGGTACGGTTCATGCTCTTTGCGGAGAGAATGGAGCCGGAAAATCAACCCTGATGAAGATTATAAATGGTATTTACAAGCCGGAGGCAGGGCAGATTTATATTGATGAACAGCCGGTGCAGGTTAAAGACCCAATACAGGCACGGAATCTGGGCATTGCCATGATTGCTCAGGAGCTTAATTATGTTCCGGAAATGTCGGTAGAAGAAAACTTATTTCTGGGAAGGCTTCCAGTAAATAATTTTGGAAAAGTTAAATGGAGAGAGGTTCGACAGAATACTTTAAAATTCCTGAAGGATGAAGGACTGCATTATAAACCGGATCAGAAACTGAAAACTTTAACTGTTTCAGATATACAAATGCTGGAAATCATTAAAGCTATTTCTAATGATGCACAGGTAATTGTAATGGATGAACCAACGTCAGCCATTACCCAGAAAGAAGTAGATTTACTGTTTAAAAAGATAGCCCTTTTAAAGGAAAAAGGGGTAAGTATTATTTACATATCCCATAAATTAGATGAGGTTTTCCAAATTGCAGATGACATCACGGTATTCAGAGACGGAACCGTTGTAAAGAGTATGAGAGCAGATGAAACGGATATCAATGAAGTCATCGCCATGATGGTAGGACGCAAGATGGAAAATATATATCCTAAAGAAAAACTGCAAACTGGTGAAACTCTTTTAGAGGTTAAAGATTTATGCAGTGATAACCTATATGAAAATGTTTCATTCCATTTAGACAGAGGTGAAATCATAGGATTTGCCGGATTAGTGGGAGCCGGGAGGACAGAGGTAATGAGATCTTTGTTCGGATTGGATAGTATATCTTCCGGAGAAGTTTATATTTCAGGAAAAAAGACTTCCATCAGAAATGTAGCAGGAAGTATCAGAAACGGCATGATTATGCTTTCAGAAGACAGAAGAAGATATGGAATCGTTCCAGTGAGAAGTGTTATGGAGAATGCCAGTCTGTCCTCTTTAGAGCAATTTGTATATGGAGGATACGCTCATAGGAAAAAGGAGAAAGATACTGTGAAATCATATTTTCACAAGATGAATGTGAAGACTCCTACTCTTGAAACAAGTATTCAGTCTTTATCCGGCGGCAATCAACAGAAAGTACTGTTAGCAAAATGGATGCTAAGAAATCCGGATATTATGATTTTGGATGAACCTACAAGAGGTATCGATGTAGGGGCCAAGTTCGAAATATACAAACTGATGACGGAAATGGCCAGAGAGGGCAAAGGCGTTATAATGGTCTCATCAGAGCTGCCTGAACTTATTGGCATGTGTGACCGTATATACGTTATGTGTCAGGGCAGAATTGAAGGGGAACTCCAGAAAGAAGAGTTTTCCCAGGAAGCAATCATGAAGTTTGCTACAGGAACATGTTAA
- a CDS encoding cysteine hydrolase family protein — MKPNPKYISYYYETMTEWPDIIVDPKKTALLIVDMQKEFVSREIGESVTFREMGEWERWLPFHDRLDETVIPNNVKLLEYFREKDMTVTFGRIACLRPDGEDRTPVQKTEGWNGIFLYVNTEEAEMIDELKPLPSEIVVNKTTDSVVSGTNYSRLIRNIGIDTVVVTGIVTDQCVAGTVRGLADDGFKVICVEDACAASCMELHDAELKIMNNLYCNVLSTEETIGVLEGKLK, encoded by the coding sequence ATGAAACCTAATCCAAAATACATATCATACTATTATGAAACCATGACGGAATGGCCCGATATTATTGTGGATCCGAAAAAAACAGCGCTTTTAATTGTTGATATGCAGAAAGAATTTGTATCAAGAGAAATAGGGGAGTCTGTTACTTTCAGGGAAATGGGGGAATGGGAAAGATGGTTGCCTTTCCATGACAGACTGGATGAAACAGTGATTCCCAATAATGTAAAACTACTGGAATATTTCAGAGAGAAGGATATGACAGTTACCTTCGGCCGTATTGCCTGCTTAAGACCTGATGGGGAAGACCGTACCCCTGTGCAGAAAACAGAAGGCTGGAATGGTATTTTTCTTTATGTAAACACGGAAGAGGCAGAAATGATAGATGAATTAAAACCTCTTCCAAGTGAAATAGTAGTAAACAAAACTACTGACAGTGTGGTATCAGGAACAAACTATTCCAGATTAATAAGAAATATAGGTATTGATACTGTAGTAGTGACAGGTATTGTTACAGACCAGTGTGTAGCAGGCACAGTAAGAGGCCTTGCCGACGATGGATTCAAGGTAATATGCGTGGAGGACGCCTGCGCAGCATCCTGTATGGAACTTCATGATGCAGAGCTGAAAATCATGAATAACTTATATTGCAATGTATTAAGCACAGAAGAAACCATAGGTGTTTTAGAAGGAAAATTAAAATAA
- the dltC gene encoding D-alanine--poly(phosphoribitol) ligase subunit 2: MKEKILDMLAEICEDDIVKENLDIDLLKTDLLDSLGFAEMLALIEEDFGIVLSPSEFQREDLSTPAKIIEIIESRG; encoded by the coding sequence ATGAAAGAAAAAATTTTGGATATGTTAGCAGAAATATGTGAGGATGATATTGTAAAAGAAAATCTGGATATTGATTTACTGAAAACAGATTTGTTAGATTCTCTTGGATTTGCAGAAATGCTTGCTCTGATAGAAGAAGATTTTGGCATAGTGCTGTCTCCATCCGAGTTTCAACGGGAGGATTTAAGCACACCTGCAAAAATTATAGAGATTATAGAATCAAGAGGGTAA